One genomic region from Fictibacillus marinisediminis encodes:
- a CDS encoding BglG family transcription antiterminator → MQLEERPALLLNQLSALNKPTMSQLMDQTNLTKRQITYDLEKINEWLKDRSLPSIAYKRRTWIEVPDRVIDYAGTKLTGESFIFTEEERLYSIFLFLFIRKEYISSAHLMSLLKVSKNTVIADVKKANEMISPFLVKIHYTRERGYHLKGTELDKRVLLMNHLTKLFQKPSGKKIIDYLVKKAGYELRADYMITLLQSLERDSNLQFVEERLHQFAHFLQFYYIRLLEKKVVRLHPDEIEILKQDHLIETAKQMIHLLELDTVESEIAYLVIQLLGLSLGNASVIQDDYDLLLRICERLVTEFESKACISFEEKNTVVETLYQHLKPAYYRMKYRIPIHNPLLEQIREEHKELYTIVKELLEPVEVLLNISVPEEEVGFITIHFGALLEKPKQIAARKKRALVVCPSGISSSLMVKHQLESLFSEITIDRTMSLQEFKHCQLSNFDLIFSTVQLHTKKRYFLVKPIMTPVEKSTLLNEVYQFLFGTQYEPVTTKEILKIMEGYVNFIDKDGLKQALSQFMFQKRTNVNRRNRPVLSDLITSETIQFAEQLPDWEEAIKEAAQPLLSKGAIESSYIDAMIENVYTMGPYVILGQEIAIPHARPEMGVNQVGMSFLKLEHPVYFLNDDKHPVSLLFCIAAIDNTTHLQALSQLTKLLSNKDNVKRLKTMKSVEEIMELIQEYSKAV, encoded by the coding sequence GTGCAACTGGAAGAACGGCCGGCCTTATTGTTAAACCAGCTTTCTGCACTAAATAAACCAACAATGTCACAGCTCATGGATCAGACAAATTTGACCAAGCGGCAGATAACGTATGATCTTGAAAAAATTAATGAATGGCTGAAGGATCGGAGTCTTCCTTCTATTGCTTATAAACGAAGAACATGGATTGAGGTTCCGGATCGGGTAATTGATTATGCGGGCACAAAGTTAACGGGAGAGTCTTTTATATTTACGGAAGAAGAAAGGCTTTATTCCATTTTCCTATTCTTATTTATCAGAAAAGAGTATATCTCGTCAGCCCACCTTATGTCTCTCCTAAAGGTAAGTAAAAACACAGTGATAGCTGATGTGAAAAAGGCCAATGAAATGATTAGTCCGTTTCTTGTTAAAATACATTACACAAGGGAACGGGGATACCACTTAAAAGGAACCGAGCTTGATAAAAGGGTTCTATTAATGAATCATTTAACAAAACTTTTTCAGAAGCCGTCAGGGAAAAAAATAATTGATTATCTTGTGAAAAAAGCAGGTTATGAACTTAGAGCTGATTATATGATCACTCTTCTTCAGTCCCTTGAAAGGGATTCTAATCTCCAATTTGTGGAAGAACGGCTGCACCAGTTTGCTCATTTTCTTCAGTTCTATTATATCCGGCTTCTGGAAAAAAAGGTTGTCCGTCTTCATCCTGATGAAATTGAGATTCTGAAACAAGACCATTTAATAGAAACAGCTAAACAAATGATTCACCTTTTAGAGCTGGATACCGTTGAATCAGAAATTGCCTACCTTGTCATTCAGCTATTGGGCCTTTCGTTGGGGAATGCATCGGTTATCCAGGATGATTACGATCTGCTGCTGCGAATATGTGAAAGGCTTGTAACAGAATTTGAATCCAAGGCCTGTATTTCATTTGAAGAAAAGAATACAGTCGTGGAAACACTGTATCAGCACCTTAAACCAGCTTATTACCGGATGAAGTACCGAATACCCATTCATAATCCTTTGCTTGAACAGATCCGGGAAGAACATAAGGAGCTTTACACCATTGTAAAAGAACTGCTTGAACCCGTGGAAGTCCTTCTTAATATTTCAGTACCGGAAGAAGAAGTAGGGTTTATTACCATCCATTTTGGAGCTTTGCTTGAAAAACCAAAGCAAATTGCGGCTAGAAAAAAGAGAGCGTTGGTGGTTTGTCCAAGCGGAATCAGTTCTTCGCTGATGGTAAAGCATCAGCTCGAATCCCTGTTTTCAGAGATTACGATTGACCGTACTATGTCATTGCAAGAGTTTAAGCATTGCCAGCTCTCCAATTTTGATCTTATTTTCTCGACCGTACAGCTTCACACAAAGAAACGTTATTTTCTGGTGAAACCGATAATGACACCTGTTGAAAAAAGTACGCTTCTCAACGAGGTTTATCAGTTTTTATTTGGAACACAATACGAACCTGTCACAACAAAGGAAATACTCAAGATCATGGAAGGTTACGTTAATTTCATTGATAAGGACGGGTTGAAGCAGGCTTTAAGCCAATTCATGTTTCAAAAAAGGACCAACGTAAACAGGAGGAACAGACCAGTGCTAAGTGATTTGATTACAAGTGAAACCATTCAATTTGCTGAACAGCTTCCAGACTGGGAGGAAGCGATAAAAGAAGCAGCTCAGCCGCTGCTCTCGAAAGGGGCGATTGAGTCTTCATACATCGATGCCATGATAGAGAATGTATACACAATGGGGCCATATGTCATTTTGGGTCAGGAAATTGCAATACCCCATGCACGTCCGGAAATGGGAGTCAATCAGGTGGGTATGAGTTTTTTGAAGCTGGAGCATCCGGTTTACTTTTTAAACGATGACAAGCATCCAGTGTCCTTATTATTTTGTATAGCTGCGATCGATAATACGACCCATCTGCAGGCTCTATCACAGCTTACTAAGCTTTTGAGCAATAAAGACAATGTCAAACGATTGAAAACGATGAAGAGTGTTGAAGAAATCATGGAATTAATACAAGAGTATTCCAAAGCAGTTTAG
- a CDS encoding PTS sugar transporter subunit IIB: MRILAICGSGLGSSFILEMNVQEIIKELGVTGVEVSHSDLSSATPDMADLFIAARDIAESATHLGEVVVIDSIIDMDGIREKLREEFTKKGML; this comes from the coding sequence ATGAGAATTTTAGCCATTTGCGGTTCAGGTTTAGGAAGCAGCTTTATTCTGGAAATGAACGTTCAGGAAATCATTAAAGAGCTCGGTGTGACAGGCGTGGAGGTAAGCCATTCTGATTTAAGTTCGGCCACCCCTGATATGGCAGATCTATTTATAGCTGCCAGGGATATCGCGGAAAGTGCCACCCACTTAGGAGAGGTTGTAGTTATTGACAGCATTATTGATATGGATGGAATCCGGGAGAAATTAAGAGAAGAGTTTACCAAAAAAGGAATGCTCTAG
- a CDS encoding PTS ascorbate transporter subunit IIC: MGERFLKLMMDILSQPAVLVALISFIGLLLQKKPASEVVKGTTKSFLGFLVIAAGANILVGALDPFGKMFQEAFHVNGVVPNNEAIVAMALTKYGSATALIMFFGMIANILVARFTRLKYIFLTGHHTLYMACMIAIILVVSGLKGIGLIIVGSIALGLTMAVFPAMTQPFMRKIVGNDNVGFGHFSSLGYILSGLVGKVVGKGSRSTEKINFPKGLAFLRDSSVTIALTMTILYLVIALFAGPSYVEKELSNGTHYLVFAVIQAVTFAAGVFVILSGVRLVLAEIVPAFKGISTKLVPNSKPALDCPIVFPYAPNAVLIGFFCSFLGGIVGMAILGWAGAVIILPGVVPHFFTGATAGVFGNATGGIRGATIGSFANGLLITFLPVFLLPVLGDLGFANTTFSDSDFGGTGIILGNVADSFGATGVTILVAAVLVIAVLFGLRKKPQSEKEEISA, from the coding sequence ATGGGTGAAAGATTTCTTAAATTGATGATGGACATTCTGAGTCAGCCTGCTGTTCTTGTTGCGTTAATTTCTTTTATAGGTCTGCTTCTTCAGAAAAAACCAGCGAGTGAAGTTGTAAAAGGAACAACAAAGTCTTTCCTTGGCTTTCTTGTTATTGCTGCAGGGGCCAATATCCTGGTTGGGGCACTGGATCCATTCGGAAAAATGTTTCAGGAAGCCTTTCATGTAAATGGGGTTGTTCCCAATAATGAAGCCATTGTAGCGATGGCACTGACAAAGTACGGATCGGCAACGGCCTTAATCATGTTTTTTGGGATGATTGCCAACATACTGGTGGCTAGATTTACTCGATTAAAGTATATCTTTCTGACAGGACATCACACGTTATACATGGCTTGCATGATTGCTATCATCTTAGTTGTTTCAGGATTAAAAGGAATAGGTCTGATTATTGTAGGTTCCATTGCCCTTGGTTTAACGATGGCAGTATTTCCGGCTATGACCCAGCCATTTATGCGGAAAATAGTAGGGAACGATAATGTAGGCTTTGGACACTTCTCGTCTCTTGGCTATATTCTTTCAGGATTGGTAGGGAAAGTAGTTGGAAAGGGATCTCGTTCTACTGAAAAAATCAACTTCCCTAAAGGCCTTGCTTTTCTTCGTGACAGTTCGGTTACTATTGCCCTAACGATGACGATTCTTTACTTGGTGATTGCGCTGTTTGCTGGCCCTTCATATGTTGAAAAAGAATTAAGTAATGGAACACATTACCTTGTCTTTGCTGTAATCCAGGCGGTAACCTTTGCTGCTGGGGTATTCGTCATCCTTTCGGGTGTTCGACTTGTACTGGCTGAAATTGTACCGGCATTTAAAGGGATTTCTACTAAACTGGTACCCAATTCCAAACCTGCGCTTGATTGTCCAATTGTATTTCCTTATGCACCTAATGCGGTATTGATTGGTTTCTTCTGCAGCTTTTTGGGTGGAATTGTTGGCATGGCGATATTGGGCTGGGCTGGTGCGGTAATCATATTGCCAGGAGTGGTACCTCATTTCTTCACAGGAGCTACAGCAGGTGTATTCGGTAATGCAACCGGCGGTATACGCGGGGCAACAATTGGCTCGTTTGCTAACGGCCTGCTCATTACATTCTTGCCTGTTTTTCTGCTTCCAGTACTGGGGGATCTCGGTTTTGCCAATACCACCTTCTCAGACAGCGATTTTGGCGGAACAGGAATCATACTAGGAAACGTGGCCGATTCATTCGGTGCAACGGGTGTTACGATCCTTGTGGCAGCTGTGTTAGTTATTGCCGTTCTCTTCGGTTTACGAAAAAAACCACAAAGTGAAAAGGAAGAGATTTCAGCTTGA
- a CDS encoding transketolase codes for MSHAISEIEQLRDEIRLKTLKELYHLGFGHYGGSLSIVETLAVLYGGVMKIDPANPRWEDRDYFILSKGHGGPAYYAALALKGFFPEEVLYTLNQNGTSLPSHPDRNLTPGVDMTTGSLGQGISAAVGVALSHKLSGNSNRTYCIVGDGELNEGQCWEAFQFAAHHKLNHLSVFVDDNKKQLDGLTKDIIDPIDFAEKFKAFGFYTLKVDGSSIQEIYDAIKLGKTQNEKPVAIILDTIKGQGVPYLETKAANHHIRPNAEDEAAILEAIAELERRMERTVTG; via the coding sequence ATGAGTCATGCAATTTCCGAAATTGAACAGCTTAGGGATGAAATTCGTTTAAAAACGTTAAAGGAACTCTATCATTTGGGCTTTGGCCATTATGGAGGAAGTTTGTCGATTGTTGAAACTCTGGCTGTGTTGTATGGTGGCGTCATGAAGATTGACCCTGCCAACCCCAGGTGGGAGGACCGGGATTATTTTATCCTATCTAAAGGCCACGGTGGTCCAGCTTATTATGCGGCATTAGCATTAAAGGGATTTTTCCCGGAAGAGGTGCTATACACTCTTAATCAGAACGGGACATCATTGCCTTCTCATCCTGACCGAAACCTTACACCGGGAGTGGATATGACAACAGGTTCTCTTGGCCAGGGGATTTCTGCAGCGGTTGGAGTGGCGCTTTCTCATAAGCTGTCAGGGAATTCTAATCGCACGTATTGCATTGTAGGTGACGGTGAATTAAATGAGGGGCAGTGCTGGGAGGCATTTCAGTTTGCTGCGCATCACAAATTGAACCACCTTTCTGTTTTTGTAGATGATAATAAAAAGCAGCTCGACGGATTAACAAAGGATATTATAGATCCAATCGATTTTGCTGAAAAGTTCAAGGCCTTTGGATTCTATACCCTTAAAGTAGACGGAAGCTCCATTCAGGAAATTTATGATGCTATTAAGCTTGGAAAGACACAAAATGAAAAACCGGTTGCCATTATATTAGATACGATAAAAGGTCAGGGTGTCCCATATCTTGAAACAAAGGCAGCCAATCACCACATCCGTCCGAATGCTGAGGATGAAGCGGCCATACTTGAAGCTATAGCAGAACTTGAGAGAAGGATGGAAAGGACGGTAACAGGATGA
- a CDS encoding transketolase family protein: protein MIESAAASYEVENVEMRQAYASTLLELAKQNPNIIALEADLMSSISTNKIQEQIPNQLINCGIMEANMMGIAAGLALTGKIPFLHTFAQFATRRAFDQLFVSGGYARLNLKILGSDSGVTAEHNGGTHMAFEDLGLLRLIPNAVVYEASDSTMLSYLLRKVSGEYGVHYIRTMRKAAVRIYNFGETFEEGKGKLLREGGDATIIASGIMVAEALKAADILHDNGVQATVIDMYSIKPIDKELIIKYAKKTGAIVTAENHNVIGGLGSAVAEVLSEHCPVPLRRIGVKEQFGQVGKTEYLKEVYNLTAKNIVESVRELKSQ, encoded by the coding sequence ATGATTGAATCAGCAGCTGCATCCTATGAAGTGGAAAATGTTGAAATGAGGCAGGCATATGCCAGCACTCTGCTTGAACTGGCAAAACAAAATCCAAACATCATTGCACTGGAAGCTGACCTCATGAGTTCCATTTCTACCAATAAAATTCAAGAGCAAATACCAAATCAGCTTATTAATTGTGGCATCATGGAAGCAAATATGATGGGGATAGCTGCCGGGCTGGCGTTGACTGGGAAAATTCCTTTTCTTCATACATTTGCTCAGTTTGCTACCCGCCGTGCTTTTGATCAGTTGTTTGTATCAGGGGGATATGCCAGGTTAAATTTAAAAATTTTAGGTTCGGATTCAGGAGTAACCGCGGAACATAATGGTGGAACACATATGGCTTTCGAAGATCTTGGTCTTCTTCGTCTCATCCCGAATGCAGTTGTATACGAAGCAAGTGACTCCACCATGCTGTCCTATTTACTCCGTAAAGTTTCCGGTGAATATGGTGTGCACTATATACGGACAATGCGGAAAGCAGCCGTGAGAATTTACAATTTTGGTGAGACATTTGAAGAGGGAAAAGGGAAGCTTCTTCGTGAAGGAGGAGATGCCACTATCATCGCTAGTGGAATTATGGTGGCTGAGGCTTTAAAGGCTGCTGATATCCTCCATGATAATGGAGTCCAGGCAACGGTTATCGATATGTATTCAATTAAGCCGATTGATAAAGAGTTAATTATAAAGTATGCAAAGAAAACAGGTGCAATCGTAACAGCAGAAAACCATAATGTAATAGGAGGACTGGGGAGTGCCGTTGCTGAAGTATTAAGCGAGCATTGTCCTGTGCCTTTGAGAAGGATTGGCGTCAAGGAACAGTTTGGCCAGGTAGGTAAAACGGAATATTTGAAGGAAGTATACAACCTGACGGCAAAGAATATTGTAGAATCTGTAAGAGAGTTGAAATCACAGTGA
- a CDS encoding YiiX/YebB-like N1pC/P60 family cysteine hydrolase yields the protein MKFVKSILVSALLFSMFLAYGPSSAEAAKVKGFDYKPGDVLITKSYSSYKLVGHAGIVLPDGKNVLFTSTSNNKKPYVWSISKWLDHYDTTKVVRHKSTAVAGKAAKNAYDNYWKTGAKYKNSTYKVSTDPTNRKYLYCSEIVWQAYYYGAGVDYQMKMWNQGTSRYIYVRPSIVKPYFYVDTELQKHNGFSTVKKINWN from the coding sequence ATGAAATTCGTTAAGTCAATTTTGGTTTCAGCTTTATTATTTTCAATGTTTCTTGCTTATGGACCCAGTTCGGCAGAAGCTGCAAAAGTGAAAGGTTTTGATTACAAGCCTGGCGATGTACTAATCACCAAATCGTATAGTTCATACAAACTGGTAGGCCATGCTGGAATTGTGCTGCCTGACGGAAAGAATGTACTTTTTACAAGTACCAGCAACAACAAAAAGCCTTACGTTTGGAGTATCAGCAAATGGCTGGATCACTATGATACAACCAAGGTAGTCCGGCATAAGAGTACTGCTGTAGCAGGAAAAGCAGCGAAGAACGCTTATGATAATTACTGGAAAACAGGTGCCAAGTATAAAAACAGTACATACAAGGTTTCTACTGATCCTACAAATAGAAAATATCTTTATTGTTCTGAAATAGTTTGGCAGGCTTACTACTATGGAGCAGGTGTTGATTACCAAATGAAAATGTGGAATCAAGGGACTTCAAGGTACATTTATGTTAGGCCATCCATAGTAAAACCGTATTTTTATGTGGACACAGAATTACAAAAGCACAATGGATTTTCTACGGTGAAAAAAATCAACTGGAATTAA